Proteins found in one Cervus canadensis isolate Bull #8, Minnesota chromosome 24, ASM1932006v1, whole genome shotgun sequence genomic segment:
- the LUZP1 gene encoding leucine zipper protein 1 isoform X2 — MAEFTSYKDTASSRHLRFKLQSLSRRLDELEEATKNLQKAEDELLDLQDKVIQAEGSNSSMLAEIEVLRQRVLRIEGKDEEIKRAEDLCQLMKEKLEEEENLTRELKSEIERLQKRMAELEKLEEAFSRSKNDCTQLCLSLNEERNLTKKISSELEMLRVKVKELESSEDRLDKTEQGLVSELEKLKSLTLSFVSERKHWNEKEKENEKLIRELTQKLEQNKKINRDYARNASNLLERNDLRIEDGISSTLPSKESRRKGALDYLKQAENETRNKSENEKNRNQEDNKVKDLNQEIEKLKTQIKHFESLEEELKKMRAKNNDLQDNYLSEQNKNKLLASQLEEIKLQIKKQKELENGEVEGEDAFLSSRGRHERTKLRGHGNEASMKHTARELSPQHKRERHRNRELALNNENPLNNRQVSSPSFTSRRAAKASHAGPGADSGAQETRRAEDRFTSGSSQSEGKKSREQPSVLSRYPPAAQEHNKGWKGAPKPGAESGLKGKVEKATRTFSDNTHGSVSNDVLGRGDKASDTSTEAPFGKRGHVPGSGSQTTPAADSGSSKAVGALATSRRSSSEGLSKGKKAASGLEADTSFPSSKTPPLSKYPYSSRSQENILQGFSTSSKEGVEQPVAVVMEDSSQHEALRCRVTKSSGREKPDSDDDMDVVSLVTAKLVNTTITPEPEPPQQPHAREKAKSRGVRASLFENDKDVGTENESGKAVRASTNAMELPEANGPGAKSQRPFSPREALRSRAIIKPVIIDKDVKKIMGGSGTEAALEKQKSASRPGPNKVTSSITIYPSDSGSPRAAPGEAPRERHTSTGNIQVGLPEPTSVSNHVSAPFELSIHKHDITLQFSEAERTGDGSPKNRPETVVSRSSIIIKPSDPVERSSHAPTAETIRWKSHSAPSEAGASDARHVTVRNAWKSRRDVNSSEDSPGRVGKHAESPNLHTQRSSTDCSDFEQPGSYLSEQGTRRSGTSGDAPELACRRTHSSLTVSEVFARRSRAGDAVPAEAWNHSVSMEGDDCTLSVYRRLHNSLERSELSVKQGPTEPGRTRAEERLRPTRPCAEDN, encoded by the exons ATGGCTGAGTTTACAAGCTACAAAGACACTGCTTCCAGCCGCCACCTGCGGTTCAAGTTACAGAGTCTAAGCCGCCGCCTTGATGAGTTGGAGGAAGCCAcaaaaaacctccagaaagcagaGGATGAGCTCCTGGACCTCCAGGACAAGGTGATTCAGGCAGAAGGCAGCAACTCCAGCATGTTAGCCGAGATTGAAGTGCTGCGCCAGCGAGTGCTGAGGATTGAAGGcaaagatgaggaaatcaagaGAGCAGAGGACCTCTGTCAGCTGATGAAGGAGAAGCTTGAAGAGGAGGAAAACCTCACCCGGGAGCTGAAATCTGAGATTGAGCGGCTTCAGAAACGGATGGCGGAACTGGAGAAGCTAGAGGAGGCCTTCAGCAGGAGTAAGAATGACTGCACCCAGCTCTGTCTGAGCCTGAATGAGGAGAGAAACCTGACGAAGAAGATCTCCTCGGAGCTGGAGATGCTCCGGGTCAAAGTGAAAGAACTGGAGTCTTCCGAGGACCGGCTGGATAAGACCGAGCAGGGTTTAGTGTCCGAGTTAGAGAAGCTGAAGTCACTCACTCTGAGCTTCGTCAGCGAGAGGAAACACTGGaatgaaaaggagaaggaaaacgaGAAACTCATAAGAGAGCTTACTCAGAAATTAGagcagaacaaaaaaataaaccgGGATTACGCCAGGAATGCTTCTAATCTTCTGGAGAGGAACGACCTGCGGATTGAAGATGGGATCTCTTCCACACTGCCGTCCAAAGAATCAAGAAGGAAGGGCGCTCTGGACTATCTGAAGCAGGCCGAGAATGAAACAAGAAACaagtcagaaaatgaaaagaaccgAAATCAGGAAGACAACAAAGTAAAAGACCTTAACCAAGAGATTGAGAAACTTAAGACACAGATCAAACATTTTGAATCTTTGGAGGAAGAGCTTAAGAAAATGAGGGCCAAAAATAATGATCTTCAGGATAATTACCtaagtgaacaaaataaaaacaaactcttaGCCAGCCAGCTGGAGGAGATAAAGCTAcaaatcaagaaacagaaagaattagAGAACGGGGAGGTGGAAGGGGAAGACGCTTTCCTCTCCAGCAGAGGCAGGCATGAGAGGACTAAGCTTAGAGGCCATGGGAATGAGGCATCAATGAAGCACACGGCCCGGGAACTGTCCCCTCAGCATAAGCGGGAAAGGCACCGGAACAGGGAATTGGCTCTCAACAATGAAAACCCTCTGAACAACAGGCAGGTTTCCTCTCCCAGCTTTACCAGCAGGAGGGCAGCCAAAGCTTCCCACGCAGGGCCAGGTGCAGACAGTGGGGCTCAGGAGACGAGGAGAGCCGAAGATCGATTCACGTCTGGCTCCTCGCAGAGCGAAGGGAAGAAGTCCAGGGAGCAGCCGTCGGTGCTCAGCCGCTACCCGCCGGCCGCTCAGGAGCACAATAAGGGCTGGAAGGGCGCTCCCAAGCCAGGTGCTGAGAGTGGGTTGAAGGGAAAAGTAGAGAAGGCAACACGAACGTTTAGTGATAACACCCATGGATCTGTTTCCAATGACGTGCTGGGGAGAGGTGACAAGGCTTCCGACACCTCCACTGAGGCCCCCTTTGGCAAGAGGGGGCATGTGCCTGGCAGTGGGAGTCAAACAACGCCGGCTGCAGATTCTGGCAGCTCTAAAGCCGTTGGAGCCCTGGCCACATCGCGACGATCTTCCTCAGAAGGGCTCTCTAAGGGGAAAAAGGCGGCCAGTGGCCTGGAGGCTGACACCAGTTTCCCCAGTTCCAAGACTCCACCTCTATCAAAGTATCCGTATAGCTCCAGGAGCCAAGAGAACATCCTTCAGGGCTTTTCAACCTCAAGTAAAGAAGGAGTTGAACAACCTGTGGCAGTTGTGATGGAAGACAGTAGTCAGCATGAGGCCCTGAGGTGTCGAGTCACCAAGTCCAGTGGCAGAGAGAAGCCAGACTCGGACGATGACATGGACGTGGTGTCTCTTGTTACTGCCAAGTTGGTGAACACGACCATCACTCCAGAGCCAGAACCCCCGCAGCAGCCCCACGCGAGAGAAAAGGCCAAATCCCGGGGGGTTAGAGCCTCCCTGTTTGAGAATGATAAAGACGTGGGAACAGAAAATGAATCTGGGAAAGCTGTCAGAGCCTCCACCAATGCCATGGAGCTCCCAGAGGCCAACGGCCCCGGGGCAAAAAGCCAGCGGCCCTTCAGCCCCAGAGAGGCCTTGCGGTCTAGAGCCATCATCAAACCTGTCATCATTGATAAGGATGTGAAAAAAATCATGGGAGGATCTGGAACTGAGGCCGCATTGGAAAAACAGAAATCTGCTTCCAGACCAGGGCCAAACAAAGTGACCAGCAGCATAACTATCTACCCCTCGGACAGTGGAAGCCCGCGAGCCGCTCCGGGTGAGGCCCCGCGGGAGAGGCACACGTCCACCGGCAACATCCAGGTGGGGCTGCCGGAGCCCACCTCAGTGAGCAACCACGTCAGCGCCCCCTTTGAGCTCTCCATCCACAAACACGACATCACCCTGCAGTTCAGCGAAGCGGAGAGAACGGGAGATGGGTCCCCGAAGAACAGGCCGGAAACTGTGGTCTCTCGGAGCAGCATTATAATCAAGCCGTCGGACCCCGTGGAGAGGAGCAGCCACGCGCCCACAGCGGAGACGATCAGGTGGAAGAGCCACAGTGCGCCTTCAGAAGCGGGCGCTTCGGATGCCAGACACGTCACTGTGCGCAACGCCTGGAAGAGCAGACGAGACGTGAACTCTTCAGAAGACTCCCCAGGTCGGGTAGGTAAACACGCGGAGTCTCCCAACCTCCACACCCAGAGATCGTCCACAGACTGTTCAGACTTTGAGCAGCCCGGCTCGTACCTTTCTGAGCAGGGCACTCGAAGGAGCGGCACCTCTGGGGATGCCCCCGAGCTCGCCTGCAGAAGGACCCACAGCAGCCTCACTGTGTCGGAGGTGTTCGCGCGGCGGAGTCGGGCAGGGGACGCCGTCCCAGCTGAGGCCTGGAACCACTCGGTGAGCATG GAAGGGGACGACTGCACCCTCAGCGTCTACAGGCGACTGCACAACTCCCTCGAGAGGTCTGAACTGTCCGTGAAGCAGGGGCCGACGGAGCCCGGGCGCACGCGGGCTGAGGAGCGGTTGCGGCCCACCAGGCCCTGTGCCGAGGACAACTGA
- the LUZP1 gene encoding leucine zipper protein 1 isoform X4 has product MAEFTSYKDTASSRHLRFKLQSLSRRLDELEEATKNLQKAEDELLDLQDKVIQAEGSNSSMLAEIEVLRQRVLRIEGKDEEIKRAEDLCQLMKEKLEEEENLTRELKSEIERLQKRMAELEKLEEAFSRSKNDCTQLCLSLNEERNLTKKISSELEMLRVKVKELESSEDRLDKTEQGLVSELEKLKSLTLSFVSERKHWNEKEKENEKLIRELTQKLEQNKKINRDYARNASNLLERNDLRIEDGISSTLPSKESRRKGALDYLKQAENETRNKSENEKNRNQEDNKVKDLNQEIEKLKTQIKHFESLEEELKKMRAKNNDLQDNYLSEQNKNKLLASQLEEIKLQIKKQKELENGEVEGEDAFLSSRGRHERTKLRGHGNEASMKHTARELSPQHKRERHRNRELALNNENPLNNRQVSSPSFTSRRAAKASHAGPGADSGAQETRRAEDRFTSGSSQSEGKKSREQPSVLSRYPPAAQEHNKGWKGAPKPGAESGLKGKVEKATRTFSDNTHGSVSNDVLGRGDKASDTSTEAPFGKRGHVPGSGSQTTPAADSGSSKAVGALATSRRSSSEGLSKGKKAASGLEADTSFPSSKTPPLSKYPYSSRSQENILQGFSTSSKEGVEQPVAVVMEDSSQHEALRCRVTKSSGREKPDSDDDMDVVSLVTAKLVNTTITPEPEPPQQPHAREKAKSRGVRASLFENDKDVGTENESGKAVRASTNAMELPEANGPGAKSQRPFSPREALRSRAIIKPVIIDKDVKKIMGGSGTEAALEKQKSASRPGPNKVTSSITIYPSDSGSPRAAPGEAPRERHTSTGNIQVGLPEPTSVSNHVSAPFELSIHKHDITLQFSEAERTGDGSPKNRPETVVSRSSIIIKPSDPVERSSHAPTAETIRWKSHSAPSEAGASDARHVTVRNAWKSRRDVNSSEDSPGRVGKHAESPNLHTQRSSTDCSDFEQPGSYLSEQGTRRSGTSGDAPELACRRTHSSLTVSEVFARRSRAGDAVPAEAWNHSEGDDCTLSVYRRLHNSLERSELSVKQGPTEPGRTRAEERLRPTRPCAEDN; this is encoded by the exons ATGGCTGAGTTTACAAGCTACAAAGACACTGCTTCCAGCCGCCACCTGCGGTTCAAGTTACAGAGTCTAAGCCGCCGCCTTGATGAGTTGGAGGAAGCCAcaaaaaacctccagaaagcagaGGATGAGCTCCTGGACCTCCAGGACAAGGTGATTCAGGCAGAAGGCAGCAACTCCAGCATGTTAGCCGAGATTGAAGTGCTGCGCCAGCGAGTGCTGAGGATTGAAGGcaaagatgaggaaatcaagaGAGCAGAGGACCTCTGTCAGCTGATGAAGGAGAAGCTTGAAGAGGAGGAAAACCTCACCCGGGAGCTGAAATCTGAGATTGAGCGGCTTCAGAAACGGATGGCGGAACTGGAGAAGCTAGAGGAGGCCTTCAGCAGGAGTAAGAATGACTGCACCCAGCTCTGTCTGAGCCTGAATGAGGAGAGAAACCTGACGAAGAAGATCTCCTCGGAGCTGGAGATGCTCCGGGTCAAAGTGAAAGAACTGGAGTCTTCCGAGGACCGGCTGGATAAGACCGAGCAGGGTTTAGTGTCCGAGTTAGAGAAGCTGAAGTCACTCACTCTGAGCTTCGTCAGCGAGAGGAAACACTGGaatgaaaaggagaaggaaaacgaGAAACTCATAAGAGAGCTTACTCAGAAATTAGagcagaacaaaaaaataaaccgGGATTACGCCAGGAATGCTTCTAATCTTCTGGAGAGGAACGACCTGCGGATTGAAGATGGGATCTCTTCCACACTGCCGTCCAAAGAATCAAGAAGGAAGGGCGCTCTGGACTATCTGAAGCAGGCCGAGAATGAAACAAGAAACaagtcagaaaatgaaaagaaccgAAATCAGGAAGACAACAAAGTAAAAGACCTTAACCAAGAGATTGAGAAACTTAAGACACAGATCAAACATTTTGAATCTTTGGAGGAAGAGCTTAAGAAAATGAGGGCCAAAAATAATGATCTTCAGGATAATTACCtaagtgaacaaaataaaaacaaactcttaGCCAGCCAGCTGGAGGAGATAAAGCTAcaaatcaagaaacagaaagaattagAGAACGGGGAGGTGGAAGGGGAAGACGCTTTCCTCTCCAGCAGAGGCAGGCATGAGAGGACTAAGCTTAGAGGCCATGGGAATGAGGCATCAATGAAGCACACGGCCCGGGAACTGTCCCCTCAGCATAAGCGGGAAAGGCACCGGAACAGGGAATTGGCTCTCAACAATGAAAACCCTCTGAACAACAGGCAGGTTTCCTCTCCCAGCTTTACCAGCAGGAGGGCAGCCAAAGCTTCCCACGCAGGGCCAGGTGCAGACAGTGGGGCTCAGGAGACGAGGAGAGCCGAAGATCGATTCACGTCTGGCTCCTCGCAGAGCGAAGGGAAGAAGTCCAGGGAGCAGCCGTCGGTGCTCAGCCGCTACCCGCCGGCCGCTCAGGAGCACAATAAGGGCTGGAAGGGCGCTCCCAAGCCAGGTGCTGAGAGTGGGTTGAAGGGAAAAGTAGAGAAGGCAACACGAACGTTTAGTGATAACACCCATGGATCTGTTTCCAATGACGTGCTGGGGAGAGGTGACAAGGCTTCCGACACCTCCACTGAGGCCCCCTTTGGCAAGAGGGGGCATGTGCCTGGCAGTGGGAGTCAAACAACGCCGGCTGCAGATTCTGGCAGCTCTAAAGCCGTTGGAGCCCTGGCCACATCGCGACGATCTTCCTCAGAAGGGCTCTCTAAGGGGAAAAAGGCGGCCAGTGGCCTGGAGGCTGACACCAGTTTCCCCAGTTCCAAGACTCCACCTCTATCAAAGTATCCGTATAGCTCCAGGAGCCAAGAGAACATCCTTCAGGGCTTTTCAACCTCAAGTAAAGAAGGAGTTGAACAACCTGTGGCAGTTGTGATGGAAGACAGTAGTCAGCATGAGGCCCTGAGGTGTCGAGTCACCAAGTCCAGTGGCAGAGAGAAGCCAGACTCGGACGATGACATGGACGTGGTGTCTCTTGTTACTGCCAAGTTGGTGAACACGACCATCACTCCAGAGCCAGAACCCCCGCAGCAGCCCCACGCGAGAGAAAAGGCCAAATCCCGGGGGGTTAGAGCCTCCCTGTTTGAGAATGATAAAGACGTGGGAACAGAAAATGAATCTGGGAAAGCTGTCAGAGCCTCCACCAATGCCATGGAGCTCCCAGAGGCCAACGGCCCCGGGGCAAAAAGCCAGCGGCCCTTCAGCCCCAGAGAGGCCTTGCGGTCTAGAGCCATCATCAAACCTGTCATCATTGATAAGGATGTGAAAAAAATCATGGGAGGATCTGGAACTGAGGCCGCATTGGAAAAACAGAAATCTGCTTCCAGACCAGGGCCAAACAAAGTGACCAGCAGCATAACTATCTACCCCTCGGACAGTGGAAGCCCGCGAGCCGCTCCGGGTGAGGCCCCGCGGGAGAGGCACACGTCCACCGGCAACATCCAGGTGGGGCTGCCGGAGCCCACCTCAGTGAGCAACCACGTCAGCGCCCCCTTTGAGCTCTCCATCCACAAACACGACATCACCCTGCAGTTCAGCGAAGCGGAGAGAACGGGAGATGGGTCCCCGAAGAACAGGCCGGAAACTGTGGTCTCTCGGAGCAGCATTATAATCAAGCCGTCGGACCCCGTGGAGAGGAGCAGCCACGCGCCCACAGCGGAGACGATCAGGTGGAAGAGCCACAGTGCGCCTTCAGAAGCGGGCGCTTCGGATGCCAGACACGTCACTGTGCGCAACGCCTGGAAGAGCAGACGAGACGTGAACTCTTCAGAAGACTCCCCAGGTCGGGTAGGTAAACACGCGGAGTCTCCCAACCTCCACACCCAGAGATCGTCCACAGACTGTTCAGACTTTGAGCAGCCCGGCTCGTACCTTTCTGAGCAGGGCACTCGAAGGAGCGGCACCTCTGGGGATGCCCCCGAGCTCGCCTGCAGAAGGACCCACAGCAGCCTCACTGTGTCGGAGGTGTTCGCGCGGCGGAGTCGGGCAGGGGACGCCGTCCCAGCTGAGGCCTGGAACCACTCG GAAGGGGACGACTGCACCCTCAGCGTCTACAGGCGACTGCACAACTCCCTCGAGAGGTCTGAACTGTCCGTGAAGCAGGGGCCGACGGAGCCCGGGCGCACGCGGGCTGAGGAGCGGTTGCGGCCCACCAGGCCCTGTGCCGAGGACAACTGA